CGTATTTGAATCAAACGCCCAAAAGCTGACTATAAATATCCAAAACCCGCTGCCTATTATGATTGCGGATTATAAACGTCTCAAGCAGGTTATCTTAAATTTGCTGGATAATGCGGCTAAATACACTAATGTTGGCGGAGATATCCGGCTTTGTGCCTCAACTGATGATAAGTATTTGATAATTGAGGTCAGGGATAACGGCAAAGGCATGAGCCTCAAGGAAACAAGTAATTTGTTTAAGCTATATTCACGCAGCCATAAAAAAGGCTCTCCTTCAGGCCTAGGGATAGGCCTGGCTTTATCCAAGATGATTATTGACCTGCACCAGGGTGAAATAAGAGTGAAAAGCAAACTTGGGGAAGGCAGCACCTTTACTTTTTCCATACCGCTGAGGCCGGAAGCCCCATGAAGATACTTATTATTGAAGATGATTACAAGATAGTGCAGGCAATATCTTTTGCTTTGAAAATAGGCTGGCCTGATGTGACCCTGCTGAGCGCTTCCCGCGGGGAAAGCGGGCTCAGGATGATTGAGGAACAAAGGCCCAACCTGGTTATCCTTGACCTGAGCCTGCCGGATATGGACGGGCTGGAAGTTCTGAAAGACGCCCGGCTTTTCTGTGATACCCCCATTATTATTTTGACGGTACGCTCGGAAGAATCTGATGTAGTGGAGGCGCTGGAGCTGGGGGCAAACGAATATATCATAAAACCCTTCCGCCAGATGGAGCTGCTGGCCAGGATACGTTGCATACTCCGCCGCCCCATAACCACCAGCAAAGATGCCCTGCTGGAATGGGGGCCGTTTAAACTGGATTATTTTAAAAGGCTGCTGTTTATAAATGAGAAAACTGTCATCCTGACCACTATTGAAAGCCAGATTATGCATGAACTTCTTAAAGATGCCCCCAATATAGTAACGTATTCAAGGCTGTCCGAACTAATTTCGGGGGGGCATTATCCAGAAGTGGTTAACAGCATAAAGGTCCATGTATATAACCTGAGGCATAAACTTGAGGCGGATTCCTATGCCCCGAAATATATTATGAATATGCATGGGGTTGGTTATTTTCTATCCAAGTAAGCGTAATCACCCTGATGAAAGCCCCGTTTAAACATGCTTGCAAGACGGATTAAATACTAACCGGTAAATTCGTCTTTGGCAGCCAGCAGCAGGATGACAGCCGGAATACCGGTCAGGATAAATGAGCAGGCCGCCGCTGCGGCACCAATCAGTGCCCATTTCCATTTCTTCCGCAGGAAAATAAAAACACTCCCGGCCAAAGCCGCCAAGGCAATTACAAGCGCCGGTATGGGAGTATCAAAGATAATGCTGGGCACAAAAGGCGGGATATCCCCTTTGCCAAACCCGCTCCCGGCTTCCCCGAAAATTCCCACCCAATAATTCAGTATGCCCAATGCACCCATCAGGGCTGACAGAATACATAGACCGCCAGCAATCACTCTTCCCCGGCTTTTCTTTATCTGTTCATTCATGCGCTTGCCTTTCTCCATGATAACCACCAGTCAGCCTCAAATACAAGGGCAGGCGGGCGGCAAAGCCGGTACCACAAAAGCCCCGGGGTATAAAAACGGGGAGCGGGTTTTAAACCCAGCCCCCCGTTTTAGATTTGATTAAGATTTAGCCCTAGGCTGCGCGGTTACGGAAAAACCCTATTCCTATAAAGACAATTCCCACGCCAACCACTATCCAGAAGGCATAAACACTGGCCCACATAATCAGACTCTGGGTAGACTCGGCAGTGCTCACCATCTCGTCAATGGTTTCAGAGGTATAGGCTATGGTTGAAATAAATATCGGCATACTGACTGAGGGGGCAGGGGAGATTTTAAGGGTAGTAGTGGTATCTGAATACACAGGCACCCCGCTGACCGGCTCTACTTTGATATTTATCAGGAAGTCTCCGCTCTGGGGTATGCCGGTATTAGCGTAAGTACCCAGATTTATATTCTTCTGGTCTACCTGAAAGACATACACAGTCAGACCCTGATAGGTTTCTTCTTTGACGAATTTGGCAGTCAGGCTCTGGTTGGCTGTGGCAGACCAGAACGGATAGTCCTGCTTTTGGGTATCAGCCGGAAAGGTAAACTGGCCGGTGCGGCTGATATCTCCGTAACCGGCAACATTCGCCCGGGTAGTTCTATCCAGGCCATAAACTTCCTCCGAACCGAAAGGCAGCTCTGTACCGGCCTGAGCATGGGTGAACGTAATCTTCTGGTCTAACAGCAAAACATCATCTTCCAGACCGCTAGCTTTCAGGGCACGGGTAACATTGACCGGCATAGCCGGGTTTAACTGGTTGGTGGCGGAATTAAGTACCTGAACAGTGCCAGAAAAATAATAATTCTGTTCATAATCCGCCGGAAGTTTAGCCATAACCGGAAAGAATACATACACCCAGATAAAAGCCGCCGCTACTAAAAGAGCACCTAAGAATGAGGGCCACCAACGTTTGAACAACCTGATTAACCTCCTACGTCATTTTTTGTGCACGCTGATTTGAAACCGATGCCGATAATGTGTAAGCAGATGCGCCGGAGAGTCCTGTACGGCCTGCGGTATGCCGGAAGCGAGTAATAATAACATACTATTTTATTTTTTGAAAGATATTTTCAAAATTATTCATTTTGAGCAAAAATAATCCTCCGCTCAAAATACCAGTGCCCGAACTTTTCAGGTCCGGGCACTTTTAGTTTTTGCCAGAGGATATTTACCTGTTATTACAGGTTTTAGGCTTTGGAAAGTCTCCTGGCAGCCAGCTGCCAGGTTAAGGCTAACAGGATAAGGGACGGCAAGCCGGTAACCAGCAGGAACATATAGGCAGCCTTGGACTCTACTTCTTCAAAACTGCCCATAAAGTTTTGCAGGGTAAATACCAGCAATATCAGGCCGACTGCACCTATAAGCCACTCATACCAGGTAAGGTGAAGGTTTTTGTGTTTCAACCACCAGATAAAACCCAACACCAAAGCCCCAATCAAAATTCCTATAAAAAACCACATAAAGCTTTAATCTCCTTTCCTATTTACCGTAACCGCCATCAGCCGCGGTAATGGTTGAGTCCTGACCAAGAGTAGGCAGGCTGAGATCCCACCATGTTTCGGCTTTTTCGGCATCAGCACCATAACCAAAGGCCTCACCCAGCTTGTAGAAGTAGGTGTTGAAGAGAGAAACATTAGCCACAGTGCCTTTGATAATCTGATGCACCAGTGAGCCCCGGTTAACGGTAAAGGTGCATTCACCCCAGCAAATGCGGCAGCCATGAGAGGTTTCGTTGGAATACTGGCGGCACAGGGGCAGATTGTTATAAAAAGCCTTGGTACCTTTAACCGAGAAAATGGTCTCCTTGCCTTCGGTCAGGGGTATATCCCAGGAGGGTTCTTTCTCTTTGGATATAACCTGAGGCGGGCAATGGTCAGCACACTTCTGGCAGGAATGGCAGAAGCGGTAAATACCGGCGTCTATGGGGTGGGTAGGTTCAAGAGGCAGGTCTGTTAAGACGCCATATAAACGGCCGGGAGCGCCATATTCGGGAGTAAGGGTATAAAGTTT
This sequence is a window from Dehalococcoides mccartyi 195. Protein-coding genes within it:
- a CDS encoding response regulator transcription factor; translated protein: MKILIIEDDYKIVQAISFALKIGWPDVTLLSASRGESGLRMIEEQRPNLVILDLSLPDMDGLEVLKDARLFCDTPIIILTVRSEESDVVEALELGANEYIIKPFRQMELLARIRCILRRPITTSKDALLEWGPFKLDYFKRLLFINEKTVILTTIESQIMHELLKDAPNIVTYSRLSELISGGHYPEVVNSIKVHVYNLRHKLEADSYAPKYIMNMHGVGYFLSK
- a CDS encoding porin PorA family protein, translating into MFKRWWPSFLGALLVAAAFIWVYVFFPVMAKLPADYEQNYYFSGTVQVLNSATNQLNPAMPVNVTRALKASGLEDDVLLLDQKITFTHAQAGTELPFGSEEVYGLDRTTRANVAGYGDISRTGQFTFPADTQKQDYPFWSATANQSLTAKFVKEETYQGLTVYVFQVDQKNINLGTYANTGIPQSGDFLINIKVEPVSGVPVYSDTTTTLKISPAPSVSMPIFISTIAYTSETIDEMVSTAESTQSLIMWASVYAFWIVVGVGIVFIGIGFFRNRAA